In the Palaeococcus pacificus DY20341 genome, one interval contains:
- the pfkC gene encoding ADP-specific phosphofructokinase gives MDWQGFVKDFKEMALYLAYNTNVDAIVYLKEDMVQRLIDEFGAEGVKKRIEEYPRQIDEPLDFVARLVHALKTGKPNAVPMFNQELNSWFDSHFKYDVERIGGQVGIIANLLANLNFKQVIAYSPILGKKQAEMFVDRNNLLYPTVEHEMLALKKAREAYRESDPVKVNRIFEFRKGMKFKLGGDLIEVPHSGRFIVSSRPDELRIETKDDIRPFLPKIGEMVDGVILSGYQGIKKFYPDGKTADYYLNRAKRDIELLKRNRDVKVHVEFASIQDKELRKKVVREIFPLADSVGMDEAEIAHILNVIGYPELSDRIFNYNRIEDVVLGGKIILDETNLEILQIHTIYYIMYITRSSNPLSEKELRSSLELATILAATRASLGDVKSPQDLTVGQKVPYNEQGEYVKLRFEEARRRIRTRGYKIVITPTRLVKQPVSTVGLGDTISAGAFSSYLALLKRKGVY, from the coding sequence ATGGACTGGCAAGGATTTGTAAAAGACTTCAAGGAAATGGCTCTTTATCTAGCCTACAACACCAACGTGGATGCAATTGTTTATCTCAAAGAGGACATGGTTCAAAGGCTCATAGATGAATTTGGGGCTGAAGGAGTTAAAAAGCGAATCGAAGAGTATCCGAGACAGATAGATGAGCCGCTGGACTTTGTTGCACGCTTAGTCCATGCACTAAAAACAGGAAAACCAAACGCAGTGCCAATGTTCAATCAAGAGCTCAACTCATGGTTTGATTCTCATTTTAAATATGATGTCGAGAGAATTGGAGGTCAGGTGGGGATAATAGCCAACCTCCTCGCAAATCTTAACTTTAAGCAGGTTATTGCATATTCACCAATTCTTGGCAAAAAACAGGCAGAAATGTTTGTTGATAGGAATAATCTCCTCTATCCCACTGTTGAGCACGAAATGCTTGCCCTAAAGAAGGCGAGAGAGGCTTATAGAGAAAGTGACCCCGTAAAAGTGAACCGCATTTTTGAGTTTAGAAAGGGTATGAAGTTCAAACTCGGTGGAGACCTCATAGAGGTTCCCCACTCCGGCAGGTTTATAGTTTCATCCCGTCCTGATGAACTTAGAATAGAGACTAAAGATGATATAAGACCTTTCCTCCCAAAAATTGGCGAGATGGTTGATGGGGTTATTCTATCGGGTTATCAGGGGATTAAAAAATTCTATCCTGATGGTAAAACCGCTGATTATTATTTAAACCGTGCTAAAAGAGATATAGAGCTTTTAAAGAGGAACAGAGACGTTAAGGTTCACGTTGAGTTCGCCTCGATCCAAGACAAAGAGCTAAGAAAAAAGGTCGTTAGAGAAATATTTCCCCTAGCAGATAGTGTGGGAATGGACGAAGCAGAGATAGCCCATATTCTAAACGTTATTGGCTACCCAGAGCTCAGTGATAGGATATTCAACTACAACCGCATAGAGGATGTTGTTCTGGGAGGAAAGATAATCCTTGATGAAACAAACTTAGAGATACTTCAAATCCACACCATTTATTACATAATGTACATAACAAGGAGCAGCAACCCGCTGAGTGAAAAAGAACTTCGCTCTTCTCTTGAGCTTGCAACGATACTAGCCGCAACAAGGGCATCTTTGGGAGACGTTAAAAGCCCACAAGACTTAACCGTTGGGCAGAAGGTTCCGTACAACGAGCAAGGAGAGTACGTTAAACTGCGCTTTGAAGAAGCGAGGAGAAGAATAAGAACGAGGGGATATAAAATCGTCATAACACCAACGCGCCTCGTTAAGCAGCCAGTATCAACTGTGGGGCTTGGCGATACAATCTCGGCAGGAGCATTCTCGAGCTACCTAGCACTGCTGAAAAGGAAAGGGGTTTATTAA
- a CDS encoding toprim domain-containing protein: MTIVDVRILVEGASDVEVVSKALQSLALGSEYNITVSAIIPTTNLEIAKSAVAGADLLIIATDADRVGRELAERFFTELEGLVGRIERMKIPLGHDLEHVDTELVKKELKSALIRAGLKSLQVLPEYIALRNELLDLKGRCDAILQDKENLVRQLEELQKRYQELYDEYHKLKTENENLNTLLKKKAEKVYRIEHVWKEMFDIPVPEEKYLATAVEKLNLQGKVIVGQGYIYAENSEMVEELLKTVYLSLSLLEEYKEKEEPKEPVEAKDELVVELEEPKEL, encoded by the coding sequence ATGACCATAGTTGATGTTAGAATTTTGGTTGAAGGAGCGAGCGACGTTGAAGTTGTGAGCAAAGCTTTGCAAAGCTTAGCGCTTGGGAGCGAGTACAACATAACTGTATCTGCTATAATACCAACTACGAACTTGGAGATAGCAAAAAGCGCAGTGGCAGGGGCGGATTTGCTCATAATAGCAACGGATGCAGATAGGGTTGGTAGGGAACTTGCTGAAAGATTTTTCACGGAGTTGGAAGGTTTAGTTGGTCGCATTGAAAGAATGAAGATTCCACTAGGCCACGACTTGGAGCATGTGGATACTGAACTTGTGAAAAAAGAGTTAAAGAGTGCTTTGATTAGAGCTGGTCTTAAGAGCTTACAAGTCCTTCCAGAATACATAGCTTTAAGAAACGAGCTTTTGGACTTAAAAGGAAGATGCGATGCAATTTTACAAGATAAGGAGAACTTGGTGAGGCAGTTAGAAGAGCTCCAAAAGAGATATCAAGAGCTCTATGATGAGTATCACAAGTTAAAGACAGAGAATGAAAACTTAAACACTCTCTTAAAGAAGAAGGCCGAGAAGGTTTACAGAATAGAGCATGTTTGGAAAGAGATGTTTGATATTCCTGTGCCAGAAGAAAAATACCTAGCAACGGCTGTTGAGAAGCTTAACCTTCAAGGCAAAGTCATAGTAGGTCAGGGATACATTTATGCAGAAAATTCAGAGATGGTGGAGGAGCTTTTGAAGACAGTATACTTGAGCCTCTCACTCCTTGAGGAGTACAAAGAGAAGGAAGAGCCAAAAGAACCCGTGGAAGCTAAAGATGAGCTTGTAGTTGAACTTGAAGAGCCAAAAGAGCTTTAG
- the xerA gene encoding site-specific tyrosine recombinase/integron integrase: MSEIEEFKMYLELEGKSQHTVRMYSYYVERFLGEGYDLTARSALRFLAKLRKSGYSNKSLHLVVQALKAYFRFEGLDEEAERLKSPKVPKSLPKSLKQDEVRRLLEAIPPTRMRDRLVVFLLYTSGLRVSELCNLKVKDIDFERSLLVVRGGKGAKDRIVPIPKPVVEEIKRYLSTRDDESEYLFVEDRRKAKDKISPKTVWYLLRKYGEKSGVKVTPHMLRHSFATHMLENGVDIRAIQEFLGHSSLSTTQIYTRVTVEHLRKAQEKAKLVERLFEE, translated from the coding sequence ATGAGCGAGATAGAAGAGTTTAAAATGTATCTCGAACTTGAGGGAAAGAGCCAGCATACGGTTAGGATGTACTCTTACTATGTGGAACGCTTTTTAGGTGAAGGGTATGACTTGACAGCCCGCTCTGCCCTTCGCTTTCTTGCTAAGCTTAGAAAGTCTGGATACTCCAACAAAAGCCTTCACTTAGTTGTTCAGGCGTTAAAGGCATACTTCCGATTTGAGGGACTTGATGAGGAAGCGGAGCGATTAAAATCGCCGAAAGTTCCGAAAAGCTTACCTAAAAGCTTAAAGCAAGATGAAGTTAGGAGGCTTCTGGAAGCGATCCCTCCAACGAGGATGAGGGATAGACTGGTAGTTTTTCTTCTTTATACGAGCGGTCTTCGCGTTAGTGAGCTCTGCAATCTGAAAGTTAAAGATATTGATTTTGAGCGCTCACTCTTGGTTGTTAGGGGAGGTAAGGGTGCTAAGGATAGAATTGTTCCAATTCCAAAGCCTGTGGTTGAGGAGATTAAACGCTATCTCTCAACGCGTGATGATGAGAGTGAATACCTCTTCGTTGAGGATAGGAGGAAAGCAAAAGATAAAATCTCGCCCAAAACTGTATGGTACCTCCTCAGAAAATACGGGGAAAAATCGGGCGTTAAAGTTACTCCTCACATGCTCCGCCACAGTTTTGCCACCCATATGCTCGAAAACGGCGTTGACATTAGGGCAATTCAGGAGTTTTTGGGACACTCTTCCCTTTCAACAACTCAAATCTATACTAGGGTAACTGTTGAGCACTTGAGAAAGGCACAAGAGAAGGCAAAGCTCGTGGAGAGGCTTTTTGAGGAATAA
- the mce gene encoding methylmalonyl-CoA epimerase, with protein MIKKVDHIGIAVKNLDEAIKVWESLGLKVEEIEEVKDQKVRTAIFHVGESRIELLEGTSEDSPISKFIAKRGEGIHHIALGVDNIEEHLKKLEEQGFRLIDKEPRMGAGGAKIAFVHPKSVSGVLLELCQRD; from the coding sequence ATGATAAAGAAGGTTGACCATATAGGAATTGCTGTTAAAAATTTGGACGAAGCTATTAAAGTTTGGGAAAGCTTGGGCTTGAAGGTTGAGGAAATTGAAGAGGTCAAAGACCAAAAGGTTAGAACTGCTATATTCCACGTTGGGGAGAGCAGGATTGAACTCTTGGAAGGAACAAGCGAAGACTCACCAATTTCAAAGTTCATAGCTAAGAGGGGAGAAGGCATACACCACATAGCCCTCGGTGTGGACAACATTGAGGAACACTTGAAGAAGCTCGAAGAACAAGGGTTTAGGCTCATAGACAAAGAGCCAAGAATGGGAGCTGGTGGAGCAAAGATTGCATTCGTACACCCAAAGAGCGTTAGCGGTGTTTTATTGGAACTTTGCCAAAGAGATTAA
- a CDS encoding adenine nucleotide alpha hydrolase family protein, which translates to MKAVALLSSGIDSPIAIYLMLKKGVEVTPIHFKQSEVNYKKVLRIWKRLKEIYPERLNDLIVVDVYEYQAPVFQKLIELKKEKWTCVFCKFTMIKKACQIGHELNAHAIITGDSLGQVASQTLDNLLIISLASDLPILRPLIGMDKIEIEAIAKEIGTFEISIEEEEPCKFVPKYPIVRGTLGEFRKIHKIIFDER; encoded by the coding sequence ATGAAAGCTGTGGCACTGTTAAGCTCGGGTATTGACTCACCGATAGCAATTTACTTAATGCTTAAGAAGGGAGTAGAGGTCACTCCAATTCACTTCAAGCAGAGTGAAGTAAACTATAAAAAAGTGCTCCGCATTTGGAAGCGGTTAAAAGAAATCTATCCAGAGCGCCTTAACGATTTGATTGTTGTAGATGTCTATGAATACCAAGCTCCAGTTTTCCAAAAATTAATCGAGCTGAAGAAAGAGAAGTGGACGTGTGTCTTCTGCAAATTCACGATGATTAAGAAAGCTTGCCAAATTGGACACGAATTAAATGCCCACGCAATAATAACCGGTGATTCCCTCGGCCAAGTTGCATCGCAGACGCTCGATAACCTCCTTATAATAAGCTTAGCAAGTGATTTGCCAATTTTAAGACCGCTCATTGGGATGGATAAGATAGAAATAGAGGCAATAGCAAAGGAGATTGGGACATTTGAAATAAGCATAGAAGAGGAAGAGCCATGTAAGTTTGTGCCCAAGTATCCAATAGTCAGAGGGACTTTAGGAGAGTTCAGAAAAATACACAAAATCATCTTCGATGAGAGATAA
- a CDS encoding DUF835 domain-containing protein: MLNMFKSNRNQKRDSNLNCKVIHYSELSEILSIFSEEEKIMITREPPKEETNTIYFWLSKVEHPNAISPTKLYILEEAVRAALKDNKGKVIIFDAFEYIKVENGTTAALRFVGKLRDMALLSNSKFVISVSDALDEREKAFLKRIIDE; this comes from the coding sequence ATGCTTAACATGTTCAAGAGTAACAGAAATCAGAAACGCGACTCAAATTTGAACTGCAAAGTAATCCATTACTCTGAACTCAGTGAAATTTTAAGTATATTTAGCGAAGAGGAGAAGATAATGATAACACGAGAGCCCCCAAAAGAAGAAACAAACACCATCTACTTCTGGTTGAGCAAAGTGGAACACCCAAATGCAATTTCACCTACAAAACTATACATATTGGAAGAAGCTGTAAGGGCTGCTTTAAAAGATAATAAAGGCAAAGTGATAATCTTTGATGCTTTTGAATATATAAAAGTTGAGAACGGGACAACAGCAGCTCTAAGATTTGTTGGAAAACTGAGGGATATGGCTCTTCTTTCCAATTCCAAGTTTGTGATTTCTGTTAGTGATGCACTGGACGAGAGGGAAAAAGCATTTCTAAAAAGGATTATCGACGAATAA
- the meaB gene encoding methylmalonyl Co-A mutase-associated GTPase MeaB translates to MIDELIDRLLKGDKRAAARLITLVENDEEKAKEIIKKIYKFTGNAYVVGITGPPGAGKSTLLDKLIKEVRKEGKVVGVVAIDPTSPFTGGALLGDRIRMQKHSTDPGVFIRSMATRGSLGGLAKATNDAIKVLDAYGCDVIFVETVGVGQIEVDIVKTADTVVLITVPGLGDDIQAIKAGLMEIADIFVVNKGDKEDADRTLFELELMLDLEKEKWKQRGWRPPIIKTVALTNKGISELWRAIMEHKAFLDESGKIKEKRRFKAEEEVKTIISDFITSKVGKKLRDNEVYELIGKIAEREIDPYSAAEVIMEKTLGVKA, encoded by the coding sequence ATGATAGACGAGCTAATTGATAGACTACTCAAAGGGGACAAAAGAGCCGCAGCGAGATTAATCACGCTCGTTGAGAATGATGAAGAAAAAGCAAAAGAGATAATTAAAAAAATATACAAATTTACAGGAAACGCTTATGTAGTGGGAATAACCGGCCCTCCCGGTGCTGGAAAGTCAACTCTCCTCGATAAGCTCATTAAAGAGGTAAGAAAGGAAGGGAAGGTAGTTGGTGTTGTAGCAATCGATCCTACCTCTCCATTCACTGGAGGAGCTCTTTTGGGAGATAGGATTAGAATGCAAAAGCACTCCACGGACCCTGGAGTCTTCATAAGGAGCATGGCCACGAGGGGCTCTCTGGGAGGATTAGCAAAAGCAACCAACGATGCCATAAAAGTCCTCGATGCATACGGATGCGACGTTATATTCGTTGAAACCGTTGGTGTCGGACAAATAGAGGTGGATATCGTTAAAACCGCAGATACTGTAGTTTTAATCACTGTTCCAGGGCTTGGCGATGATATACAAGCAATAAAAGCGGGCTTAATGGAGATAGCAGACATATTTGTAGTTAACAAAGGGGATAAAGAAGATGCCGATAGAACGCTTTTTGAGCTTGAGCTAATGCTCGACTTAGAAAAAGAAAAGTGGAAGCAGAGAGGATGGAGGCCACCAATAATTAAAACCGTTGCCTTAACAAACAAAGGGATAAGCGAGCTTTGGAGGGCGATAATGGAGCACAAAGCATTCTTAGATGAGAGCGGCAAAATAAAGGAGAAGAGGCGCTTCAAGGCAGAGGAGGAAGTAAAAACAATCATATCTGACTTTATCACGAGCAAAGTTGGTAAGAAACTTAGGGATAATGAGGTTTATGAGCTAATTGGAAAGATTGCGGAGAGGGAAATTGACCCCTATTCCGCGGCGGAGGTAATTATGGAGAAAACTTTGGGGGTGAAGGCATGA
- a CDS encoding cobalamin B12-binding domain-containing protein, with translation MVERSKVRVLIAKPGLDGHDRGAKVIARAFRDAGFEVIYTGIRQTPEQIVESVIQEDVDVLGLSILSGAHMVLIPKILKLLEENELKINEDVLVIAGGIIPPDDAQELEKMGVAKVFGPGSPIEEIIKFVDESVEKLKKFRS, from the coding sequence ATGGTAGAGCGCTCAAAAGTTAGAGTTCTCATTGCTAAACCAGGTTTGGACGGTCATGATAGAGGCGCCAAAGTGATTGCGAGGGCTTTTAGAGATGCCGGGTTTGAGGTCATCTACACTGGAATCAGACAGACACCAGAACAAATCGTCGAGAGCGTTATCCAAGAAGATGTGGATGTTTTAGGGTTGAGCATTCTCTCAGGCGCTCATATGGTTTTGATCCCAAAGATATTGAAGTTGTTGGAGGAAAATGAGTTAAAAATTAATGAAGATGTTTTAGTGATTGCTGGAGGGATCATTCCACCGGACGATGCTCAAGAGCTCGAAAAGATGGGAGTTGCCAAAGTTTTCGGTCCAGGAAGTCCGATAGAAGAGATAATTAAGTTTGTTGACGAGAGCGTTGAAAAGCTTAAGAAATTCAGGTCTTGA
- a CDS encoding CDC48 family AAA ATPase, with the protein MVEKREIKLKVASAYQRDVGRGIVRVDRKTMRELGIQAGDIIEIIGTKNTAAIVWPAYPEDEGVSIIRMDGTLRKNAGVGLGDEVTVKKADVKEARKIVVAPTEPIMFGGDFVEWLHSRLVGRPVVKGDYIKVGVLGQELTFVVTATQPSGIVQITGYTDFQISEKPVKEVEKTAAIGVTYEDIGGLKDVIQKVREMIELPLKHPELFEKLGIEPPKGVLLYGPPGTGKTLLAKAVANEANAHFLSINGPEIMSKYYGESEERLREVFKEAEENAPSIIFIDEIDAIAPKREETHGEVEKRVVSQLLTLMDGLKSRGKVIVIGATNRPDAIDPALRRPGRFDRELEVGVPDKQGRKEILQIHTRGMPIEPEFRKGDVMKILETLKGDERFAHVANKALKEVEKAKDEREIKSLLKALDDKLYDEVKHRLIDVLLEELAEKTHGFVGADLAALAREAAMASLRRLIKDKKIDFEAETIPKEVLEELKVTRKDFYEALKMVEPSALREVLLEVPNIRWEDIGGLEKVKEQLREAVEWPLKYPEAFLGLGITPPKGILLYGPPGTGKTLLAKAVATESEANFIGIRGPEVLSKWVGESEKNIREIFRKARQAAPTVVFIDEIDAIAPVRGSDVNRVTDRLINQLLTEMDGIEENSGVVIIAATNRPDILDPALLRPGRFDRLILVPAPDEKARLEILKVHTRRMPLAEDVSLEELAKKTDGYTGADIAAVVREAAMTAMRRAIQDGLIKPGTKLDEVRSKVKVTMKDFEEALSRIGPSVDRETMEYYRKIEEKLKKGGRAKMRA; encoded by the coding sequence ATGGTTGAGAAAAGGGAGATTAAGCTTAAGGTTGCTTCCGCTTACCAGAGAGATGTTGGAAGAGGAATCGTTAGGGTAGATAGGAAAACAATGAGGGAGCTTGGAATCCAAGCTGGGGATATCATAGAGATCATTGGTACGAAAAACACGGCTGCAATTGTTTGGCCAGCTTATCCTGAAGACGAGGGAGTATCAATCATTAGAATGGACGGTACCTTGAGGAAGAACGCTGGCGTTGGATTGGGAGATGAGGTAACCGTCAAAAAAGCGGATGTAAAAGAGGCAAGGAAGATAGTGGTGGCTCCAACAGAGCCAATAATGTTCGGAGGGGACTTTGTAGAGTGGCTCCATTCAAGGTTGGTAGGGCGGCCAGTTGTTAAGGGAGATTATATCAAGGTAGGCGTTTTAGGACAAGAGCTCACCTTCGTTGTAACTGCCACTCAACCAAGTGGAATAGTCCAAATCACAGGGTACACAGACTTCCAAATCTCAGAAAAGCCCGTCAAAGAGGTTGAGAAAACAGCAGCCATTGGAGTTACATATGAAGACATAGGTGGTCTAAAGGACGTTATTCAAAAAGTTAGGGAAATGATAGAGCTTCCACTAAAGCATCCAGAGCTCTTTGAGAAGCTAGGCATTGAGCCGCCTAAGGGCGTGCTTCTCTATGGTCCACCGGGAACGGGTAAGACTTTGCTAGCCAAAGCCGTTGCAAACGAAGCCAACGCACACTTCCTCTCAATAAACGGCCCCGAGATAATGAGCAAGTACTATGGCGAGAGTGAGGAGAGGCTTAGAGAGGTCTTTAAGGAGGCTGAAGAGAATGCACCGAGCATTATATTCATTGACGAGATTGATGCTATCGCGCCAAAGAGAGAAGAAACCCATGGCGAAGTAGAAAAGCGCGTGGTTTCCCAATTGTTAACATTAATGGATGGACTAAAATCAAGGGGCAAAGTCATTGTAATAGGCGCAACCAACAGACCAGACGCGATAGACCCCGCTTTGAGGAGGCCTGGAAGGTTCGATAGGGAGCTTGAGGTAGGAGTTCCTGACAAGCAGGGGCGCAAAGAGATCCTCCAAATCCACACAAGAGGAATGCCAATTGAACCTGAATTCAGGAAGGGCGACGTGATGAAGATTTTAGAGACCCTCAAGGGAGATGAGAGGTTTGCACATGTTGCAAACAAAGCCCTCAAAGAAGTTGAAAAAGCCAAAGATGAGCGCGAGATTAAGTCTCTCCTAAAGGCTCTCGACGACAAGCTCTACGATGAAGTAAAGCACCGCCTAATAGATGTCCTCCTTGAGGAGCTTGCGGAGAAGACGCATGGTTTTGTAGGGGCTGACTTAGCTGCCCTAGCGAGAGAAGCAGCAATGGCATCACTTAGAAGGCTCATAAAGGACAAGAAGATTGACTTTGAGGCAGAGACAATTCCAAAGGAAGTCCTTGAAGAGCTCAAGGTGACGAGGAAGGACTTCTATGAAGCGCTAAAGATGGTAGAGCCATCAGCACTTAGAGAAGTCCTCTTAGAGGTTCCAAACATTCGCTGGGAGGACATTGGTGGCCTTGAAAAAGTCAAGGAGCAACTAAGGGAAGCCGTTGAGTGGCCCCTCAAGTACCCAGAGGCATTCCTCGGACTTGGAATAACGCCACCAAAGGGCATCCTCCTCTATGGACCACCAGGAACAGGTAAGACCCTATTAGCTAAGGCTGTCGCTACCGAGAGCGAAGCTAATTTCATAGGTATTAGAGGACCTGAAGTCTTAAGCAAATGGGTTGGCGAGAGCGAGAAGAACATAAGAGAAATCTTTAGGAAAGCGAGGCAGGCAGCTCCAACAGTGGTGTTCATAGATGAGATTGATGCAATCGCGCCGGTTAGGGGAAGCGACGTCAACAGAGTGACCGACCGCTTGATTAACCAGCTCCTGACGGAGATGGATGGCATTGAGGAGAACAGCGGTGTTGTGATAATTGCAGCGACGAACAGGCCTGACATCCTTGACCCAGCACTCTTGAGGCCCGGCAGGTTTGACCGCTTAATACTCGTACCAGCCCCTGACGAGAAGGCAAGGCTTGAGATACTAAAAGTCCACACTAGACGGATGCCACTCGCGGAGGACGTCAGCTTGGAAGAGCTTGCGAAGAAAACAGATGGTTACACAGGTGCGGATATAGCCGCCGTTGTTAGAGAAGCCGCAATGACGGCAATGAGAAGGGCAATCCAAGATGGATTAATAAAGCCAGGAACTAAGCTCGACGAAGTTAGGAGCAAGGTCAAAGTTACGATGAAAGACTTCGAGGAAGCATTAAGCAGAATAGGACCGAGCGTTGACAGAGAGACCATGGAGTACTACAGGAAGATCGAGGAGAAGCTTAAGAAAGGTGGAAGGGCCAAGATGAGAGCGTGA
- a CDS encoding ATP-binding protein has product MDSMITFDRIINILEPMNPWWNDSEWHRKDQEIINFNNSKVQWQPRLMFLIHRRLIEKEKTGIITVRGPRRLGKTTMIKRLIQIMVAQDVNPRRIVYIQCDDPQIDKLYEETGNALKRIIIEYTNNFKSDLPIFFFFDEATFYKGNWAREIKSAADQAYINKKAFIYITGSSALDLDTSRNLLIGRQGDVLTALPSGSDQFLYPMRFVEFVETVNPDIFGFLKENYLMSSKRKFSLFRSLTKIKDNRFTLLLETINEEFGDILATLIWKYILGGGYARNLHSILENNFIPLEFYEEVYTTIIQDAYKLDLEREVIEKTLEIILTQHENSSTIEYPKFLQKIAQDCGISKPKGSIHPIEKYVRYLTNLKFALIYYKVNIGSNVPSVKKSTTVKTYLRDPFMFQAIYSKLNSIPNPFKYFNSLLQHDKREISAMIEGIVASHMAILPFLLNPVPNYDEKRFSGIYKAKKEIDFVSWTRSIKDNTPLIIPVEVKYRNKIRGDDLENALEFSKKLTRRVLIATKKDFKIDDNVILLPVPILLLLI; this is encoded by the coding sequence ATGGATAGTATGATAACATTCGACCGGATTATAAATATTTTAGAGCCAATGAATCCTTGGTGGAATGACTCGGAGTGGCATCGTAAGGATCAAGAAATTATAAATTTTAATAATAGCAAAGTTCAATGGCAACCACGCTTAATGTTCCTAATACACAGACGACTTATTGAAAAGGAAAAAACTGGAATAATTACTGTTAGAGGACCAAGAAGATTAGGAAAAACTACCATGATAAAACGTTTAATTCAAATAATGGTAGCTCAAGATGTTAATCCAAGACGTATTGTCTACATTCAATGTGACGATCCACAAATAGATAAGTTATATGAGGAGACGGGAAATGCACTTAAAAGAATAATAATAGAATATACAAATAACTTTAAATCCGATTTGCCTATTTTCTTCTTTTTTGATGAAGCCACATTCTATAAGGGAAATTGGGCTAGAGAAATTAAATCTGCTGCTGATCAAGCATATATAAACAAGAAAGCTTTTATTTATATAACCGGAAGCTCAGCATTAGATTTAGATACCTCAAGGAATTTATTAATTGGAAGACAGGGAGACGTTTTAACTGCACTCCCTAGTGGCTCTGATCAGTTTTTGTACCCTATGAGATTTGTGGAATTTGTTGAAACCGTAAATCCAGACATATTTGGATTTCTAAAAGAGAATTACTTAATGTCATCAAAACGAAAATTTTCCCTTTTCAGATCATTAACGAAGATAAAAGACAACCGATTTACTCTATTGCTAGAAACGATAAATGAAGAATTTGGAGACATACTAGCAACTTTAATTTGGAAATATATCTTAGGAGGAGGTTATGCTAGAAATTTGCATAGTATTTTAGAAAATAACTTTATACCCCTAGAGTTTTATGAAGAAGTTTACACTACAATTATACAGGATGCATATAAACTAGATCTAGAAAGAGAGGTAATTGAAAAAACCCTAGAAATTATATTAACACAACATGAAAATTCCTCTACAATTGAATATCCAAAGTTTTTGCAAAAAATCGCCCAAGATTGCGGAATTAGCAAGCCCAAAGGTAGTATACACCCTATTGAAAAGTACGTGAGATATCTAACAAATTTAAAATTTGCTTTAATTTATTACAAAGTTAACATAGGAAGTAATGTTCCTTCTGTCAAAAAGTCCACAACTGTAAAAACATATCTTAGAGACCCATTTATGTTCCAAGCAATATATTCCAAATTAAACTCGATACCTAACCCATTCAAATACTTTAATTCGTTATTGCAACATGACAAAAGAGAAATTAGTGCTATGATCGAAGGAATAGTAGCTTCCCATATGGCAATATTGCCTTTTTTATTAAATCCCGTCCCTAATTATGATGAAAAAAGATTTAGTGGTATTTATAAAGCCAAAAAAGAAATAGACTTTGTATCTTGGACACGTTCTATTAAAGATAATACCCCTCTAATAATCCCCGTTGAAGTTAAATACAGAAACAAGATTAGAGGAGATGATTTGGAAAATGCTCTTGAGTTCTCTAAAAAATTAACCAGAAGAGTATTAATAGCCACGAAGAAAGATTTCAAAATTGACGACAACGTTATATTACTTCCCGTTCCTATCCTTCTTTTGCTTATTTAG
- a CDS encoding Hsp20/alpha crystallin family protein — protein sequence MRRRRWDVWDPFDIMREIQEEIDEMFEDIFRGPRLWGYRRRYEPFEVREEFEGVWREPFVDIFDTGSEIVITAELPGVDKKDIKVKVKDDTVYIEAQVKREKELEKEGAVRVERYYSGYRRVIRLPAEVIPNKAKAKYNNGVLEIRIPKKEPVKREEGYDVKIE from the coding sequence ATGAGGAGGAGAAGGTGGGATGTATGGGACCCCTTTGACATAATGAGAGAGATTCAAGAGGAAATCGACGAAATGTTTGAGGACATATTCAGGGGTCCAAGATTGTGGGGCTACAGAAGAAGATATGAGCCCTTTGAAGTGAGAGAAGAGTTTGAAGGAGTATGGAGAGAGCCATTCGTTGACATATTCGACACAGGTAGTGAGATAGTCATAACAGCTGAGCTCCCAGGAGTCGATAAGAAAGACATCAAAGTCAAGGTTAAGGATGATACTGTTTACATAGAGGCTCAAGTTAAGAGGGAGAAGGAGCTTGAAAAAGAGGGCGCTGTGAGAGTTGAACGCTATTACAGCGGCTATAGAAGAGTGATAAGGCTCCCAGCCGAAGTGATTCCAAATAAAGCCAAGGCCAAATACAACAACGGCGTCCTTGAGATTAGAATTCCAAAGAAAGAACCAGTAAAAAGAGAGGAAGGCTACGACGTTAAAATTGAGTGA